The following is a genomic window from Gloeocapsa sp. DLM2.Bin57.
GGTTCAACCAGCATTTTAAGCTTTGTTGAACTCCTTTTATTGTACAATAAAAAAGCGATTCATCTCACACTTATTTTTTAAAAATAAAGTGTGAGGCTTCTCAGGATTAAGCTAAAATTACCCAATACCTGTAAAATAATAACAGCAATCGGTTGGTCACAGGCATTATATTATGGTCAAAGCGAACGAAATACTAGCTGATAATCTCAACTCCCAATTTGACTTAAAAACTTATTTAGAATCCCAAAAAAGCATTGTCGAAGCAGCTTTAGACCGCTCACTCTCTATCCGTAAACCAGAAAAAATCTATGAAGCAATGCGTTACTCTCTGTTAGCAGGAGGTAAACGTTTGCGTCCGATTCTCTGTCTAGCAACTTGTGAACTCTTAGGAGGGACTACAGCCATGGCTTTACCTACAGCCTGCGCTTTAGAAATGATTCACACTATGTCTCTGATCCACGATGATTTACCCGCTATGGATAATGACGATTATCGTCGCGGTAAACTCACTAATCACAAAGTCTATGGCGATGATATCGCGATTTTGGCAGGAGATGGTCTTTTAGCTTATGCTTTTGAATACGTGGCGACTCAAACTCAAGACGTACCCCCAGAAAGACTTTTACAGGTAATTACTTATCTGAGTCACGCAGTAGGTGCAGAAGGGTTAGTAGGTGGTCAAGTTTTGGATTTAGAGTCAGAAGGGAAAAACGATATTTCCGCAGAAACTCTCACCTTTATTCATACTCATAAAACCGGCGCTTTGTTAGAAGCTTGTGTACTCTCAGGTGCAGTACTCGCAGGAGCAACTAAAGAAGATTTAGAAGGTTTAGCTAAATACGCTCAAAATATTGGTCTAGCTTTTCAAATCATCGATGATATTCTCGATATTACGGCTACAGGGGAAGAATTAGGTAAAACCGCAGGTAAAGACCTCAAAGCTCAAAAAATTACTTACCCTCGATTATGGGGTTTAGAAGCTTCTCGAAAACAAGCCCAAGAACTCATAGACGTAGCCATCGAGCAATTGAAGCCCTATGGGATTAAAGGTGAGCCTTTAAAAGCGATCGCTAATTACATTATTACTCGTAAAAATTAACAGCTAATATGGAGGAATTCGCTACCATCTTTGACAATCAGGTCTTATTAGTCTCTCTAATCGCCTGTGTATCAGCTCAAGTTTTAAAAGTGCTGATTGAGTTAATTAGAAATGGTAAGGTTACTATAACGTACTTGTTTACTACTGGGGGTATGCCTAGTGCTCACTCAGCTTTAGTGGGAGGTTTAGCTACATCCGTAGGCATATTAACAGGGTGGTCATCTACCGAATTTGCGATCGCCTGTTTATTCGCTGTGATTGTCATGTATGATGCAGCGGGTATTCGTCAAGCTGCGGGTAAACAAGCCCGCGTTATCAACCAAATGTTGGATAATTTCTTAAAAGATGGTAAACAGTTTGACGAAGAAAAGCTGAGAGAATTACTAGGACATACACCCTTTCAAGTCTTTGTGGGTTTAGCCCTAGGTATTTTTATCGCTTTTGTGGCTCTGCCCATAGTTTAACTTGTAGTAGATAGAGAAGCTAACGGGTCAGGGATAGTTTCCGAGGGAGCGTCAAACTCACCCGTTATCACAAATTCTAACCGCAATTTAAGCCAAGTAATAAAGGTAGAATTAGTCGAGACGATCGCTGCTGACTCTCGGGGGACTTTAGCTTTAATTTCGGCGAATTCGGGAGCTTCTAGAAAAGCAGGTTGAGTCACTACCCAAAAGTCTATCTCTTTATTTTGTTCTTGGTAATTACGGATACGCTCCTGTAATACCTCATCTAAGGGCTCTTCTTCTAGTAAAAACTTTTGGCTCGCTAAAACGTAATAATATGTCGTCATAATTTCCTTATAATTGTCCTTTGATAGCAAGTTTCATGTCTCGTACAGCTCGCTCTATACCAACGAAAACCGCACGACTAATGATGGTATGACCGATATTAAGCTCTTCAACACCCCTTAAACAAGCAACGGGATAAACATTATTATAGGTCAAACCATGTCCTACATTAATCCGCAATCCTTGAGCGATCGCCTGTTCACAACCTAAGCGCAACACTTCTAACTCTTGTTGACGAGTTATTTCTGATTGAGCTTCAGCGTATTTACCCGTATGTAATTCGATAAATTGAGCCTGAGTTTTAGCTGCTGTCTCAATTTGGGCTGTATCTGCATCAATAAACCAACTAACAGGTATTCCCCCGCTTTGTAACTTATCGACAATCTCAGTAAAACGCTCAAAATTGCTCAACAGGTCGATTCCACCTTCAGTAGTAATCTCCTCTCGCTTTTCGGGTACTAGAGTAACATAATCTGGTTTAATAGACAAAGCGATGCTCACCATTTCTGGAGTTGGGGCCATTTCCAAATTTAAATGAGTACGTACCGTTTCTCTTAGAATACGAACATCGCGATCTTGAATATGACGGCGATCCTCCCGTAAATGTACCGTAATGCCATCAGCTCCCCCAAGTTCTGCTAACACAGCAGCAGTAACGGGATCTGGCTCTACGGTACGTCGGGCTTGTCTAATAGTAGCGATATGGTCTATATTGACACCTAAACTAGGCATATTTTCTTGGCTAATCACGCTAAACAGATTATTTTAGCACATTAGGTTTTAGGTTTTAGGTGCTATTATTCCTATATATCATGCTCCCCTACACCCGACACCCTACTCCCTACTTTTACTCCACTCACGAGCGATACAAAAAGCACAAACAGACCAACGCTCTAACTCAGCAACAGGAGTATGACAATGGCAGCGAGGACAGATAGTTAGTTGGTGTTCAATCTTGGTTGACTCAACCTCCTGCTTAACTACAGTCTGTTTTTTCACCCAATTAACCGTATTAAAGCGCAAATCCTTGACAGTATCGGGGAGAAGAATATTTAACTTTTGCAGAATCTGATAACGTTGAAAAGTCAAAGTTTGCGCCCAAACAGAATTAGCGGTAGCCACCCAGAGAACCCGACGAGTTAGAGAGACAGGGCGACTATGTTGCGCTACCAAGGGGTCAACAATTTGACCCCAAGACTCCACCAAACGACGATAAAGTCGAATAGATTCCCATTCTGGTTGTGCTTCTAGACTTTGAATAATCTGTGGTAGAGGTTTAAAAGACATTTACTTCAGGAGATTTTTAAGTTCAGCTGTAGCAGATCTCGCGCCAAATTGACTAACTACTAATCCAGCTGCTTGAGAAGCTAAATTACCCGCATCAGGATAACTAAAACCATGGGTAATTCCATAGAGAAAAGCTCCGGCGTACATATCTCCGGCACCTACAGTATCTACAGCTTTTACTTTGATTGCTTTTATTTCGTGAAGTTTTTCCCCATCAAAAATTAACGAACCCTCAGCACCTTGGGTAATGGCAAAACCTTTAGTTAGAGTTTTTAAATGAGCGATCGCTTGATTAAGATCCTCAGTTTTAGCCATTTTCAGTGCTTCTGTTTCATTAGCAAAGATAAAATCTAATCCAGGTCCGATCATTTCTAACAAACCATCAGCAAAAAATTCCGTCATATTAGCATCAGAAAGAGATAAAGAAGTTTTCACCCCCTTACTTTGAGCTAATTCTCTGGCTTTAATCGCGGCTGCTTTCCCTGTAGGTGAAGTTACTAGATACCCTTCGAGATATAAATATTCTGAATCAGATAAAGCCTCCGTAACCAATTCCTGTTCTGATAAACTACCACTAATCCCTAAAAAAGTCCCCATAGTGCGATCAGCATCAGGAGTCACCAAAACTATACACTTACCCGTAATTCCAGGAGTGCCATTATGAACATTGGTATCTACACCACAAGCGATTAAATCTTGTAAATAAAAATTGCCCGTCTCATCATTAGCCACTTTACAGGAATAAAAACCAGTTCCCCCTAATTGACTAATTGCTACCATGGTATTAGCTGCTGAGCCACCGCAACTTTTTTTACAAGCATAGTCTT
Proteins encoded in this region:
- a CDS encoding pyridoxine 5'-phosphate synthase gives rise to the protein MPSLGVNIDHIATIRQARRTVEPDPVTAAVLAELGGADGITVHLREDRRHIQDRDVRILRETVRTHLNLEMAPTPEMVSIALSIKPDYVTLVPEKREEITTEGGIDLLSNFERFTEIVDKLQSGGIPVSWFIDADTAQIETAAKTQAQFIELHTGKYAEAQSEITRQQELEVLRLGCEQAIAQGLRINVGHGLTYNNVYPVACLRGVEELNIGHTIISRAVFVGIERAVRDMKLAIKGQL
- a CDS encoding DUF2488 family protein encodes the protein MTTYYYVLASQKFLLEEEPLDEVLQERIRNYQEQNKEIDFWVVTQPAFLEAPEFAEIKAKVPRESAAIVSTNSTFITWLKLRLEFVITGEFDAPSETIPDPLASLSTTS
- a CDS encoding polyprenyl synthetase family protein, whose amino-acid sequence is MVKANEILADNLNSQFDLKTYLESQKSIVEAALDRSLSIRKPEKIYEAMRYSLLAGGKRLRPILCLATCELLGGTTAMALPTACALEMIHTMSLIHDDLPAMDNDDYRRGKLTNHKVYGDDIAILAGDGLLAYAFEYVATQTQDVPPERLLQVITYLSHAVGAEGLVGGQVLDLESEGKNDISAETLTFIHTHKTGALLEACVLSGAVLAGATKEDLEGLAKYAQNIGLAFQIIDDILDITATGEELGKTAGKDLKAQKITYPRLWGLEASRKQAQELIDVAIEQLKPYGIKGEPLKAIANYIITRKN
- a CDS encoding DUF721 domain-containing protein, giving the protein MSFKPLPQIIQSLEAQPEWESIRLYRRLVESWGQIVDPLVAQHSRPVSLTRRVLWVATANSVWAQTLTFQRYQILQKLNILLPDTVKDLRFNTVNWVKKQTVVKQEVESTKIEHQLTICPRCHCHTPVAELERWSVCAFCIAREWSKSRE
- a CDS encoding adenosine kinase, which encodes MAKYNVYGIGNALVDMEFEVDTAMLQKLKIDKGVMTLMDEAHQAEIVQTLQDYACKKSCGGSAANTMVAISQLGGTGFYSCKVANDETGNFYLQDLIACGVDTNVHNGTPGITGKCIVLVTPDADRTMGTFLGISGSLSEQELVTEALSDSEYLYLEGYLVTSPTGKAAAIKARELAQSKGVKTSLSLSDANMTEFFADGLLEMIGPGLDFIFANETEALKMAKTEDLNQAIAHLKTLTKGFAITQGAEGSLIFDGEKLHEIKAIKVKAVDTVGAGDMYAGAFLYGITHGFSYPDAGNLASQAAGLVVSQFGARSATAELKNLLK
- a CDS encoding divergent PAP2 family protein; protein product: MEEFATIFDNQVLLVSLIACVSAQVLKVLIELIRNGKVTITYLFTTGGMPSAHSALVGGLATSVGILTGWSSTEFAIACLFAVIVMYDAAGIRQAAGKQARVINQMLDNFLKDGKQFDEEKLRELLGHTPFQVFVGLALGIFIAFVALPIV